A region from the Microcoleus sp. FACHB-672 genome encodes:
- a CDS encoding hybrid sensor histidine kinase/response regulator, with protein MNSEDFHQLIGAFFAEAQEFLQLLETNLLAMESSSAGDVRSQLVKEMFRAAHSIKGSALMFGFEELAKAAHVLEDCFAIVRDGTNISNLNQTTITALLEGVDHLKKIANKSASGDSNIEEDFKAIAQIKEQLETEFGKKTPPPVSVSKNAAGAGLLKAIFENEVPPIINRLESEISQAKTETLEKTLVVINEIYYQLSGLSGMLQLPEFGEIADRLRPLIDAPNLSLEQLKSSGWAVAQNLQAAREQICSGQAINVPAVITEVKVEEDLVSPQIPETEELKTEEKIIPVEETVVIPQPQAPAPNPISSTTVQRPTIRIDLERLTELVNLVGELVINRTNLELQESQLRSEVKRIRRKILDLNHYGGQLREEYDRMSIGDGEWRIKNEEIGLKKSALSILNSVFDSLEMDEYTEFHSTAQEVIETTQAISQSASKIDELASKFERSTDHLRRITDQLRSRVMQLRVVAFSRAVDHVPRALRDLCQAYNKEVNLLLLGRDTKIDESLLDALRDPLVHLVRNAFDHGIEPPEVRKAIGKSVSGQIEIEARHQGGQTIITVTDDGKGIDPEAIRRQIVAKEFMTVEQAQELSTAELYEFLFWPGFSTVDKVQDLSGRGVGLDVVRTNLRQVRGTVKVDSRPGKGTSFILKLPLMLSITEALLVKTDRNTVAVPLDAVEEILHLQAHQVHRAGTQPMVRWRDEFVRLVRLQELIHYSILHPDGPSPDPIAQDYIPVLVLASSEGILATAVERIVGQQEIVVKPLPAPLSKPHGVVGCTILGDGRVVTILDVDDLVSQFQTRNATAVAVPDKRPTAGHARQATTVPVLLPSKSHPQILVVDDSYAIRQLLGLALTRARYRVVQAKDGQDALEKLQTNVDFSLVIADIEMPRMDGFELLREIKSDPKFAAIPVAMLTSRSGAKHRQMALELGASHYFTKPYSEPHLLEVIAQLIAGYVKF; from the coding sequence ATGAACTCTGAAGATTTTCATCAGCTAATTGGTGCATTTTTTGCAGAAGCACAGGAATTTCTCCAATTGCTAGAGACAAATTTATTAGCAATGGAAAGCAGCAGCGCCGGTGACGTTCGCTCGCAACTGGTCAAAGAAATGTTTCGCGCCGCCCATTCCATTAAAGGATCGGCTTTAATGTTTGGCTTTGAAGAACTTGCCAAGGCGGCTCATGTACTGGAAGATTGTTTCGCCATTGTGCGTGATGGCACCAATATCTCCAACCTAAATCAAACAACGATTACTGCCTTGCTGGAGGGAGTTGATCACCTTAAAAAGATTGCTAACAAATCCGCATCAGGAGACAGCAATATTGAGGAAGATTTTAAGGCAATTGCTCAGATTAAAGAGCAGTTAGAAACTGAATTTGGTAAAAAAACGCCTCCTCCTGTCTCGGTTTCTAAGAATGCTGCCGGTGCCGGCCTGCTTAAAGCCATCTTTGAAAATGAAGTTCCACCGATTATCAATCGTTTAGAATCAGAAATTTCTCAAGCTAAAACAGAGACATTAGAGAAAACATTAGTTGTTATTAATGAAATTTATTATCAGCTTTCTGGGCTATCAGGGATGCTGCAACTGCCTGAATTTGGCGAAATTGCTGACCGCTTGCGCCCCTTAATTGATGCTCCTAATCTCAGTTTAGAACAGTTGAAATCTTCAGGATGGGCGGTTGCACAAAATTTGCAAGCTGCCCGCGAACAAATATGTTCTGGGCAGGCGATTAATGTGCCGGCAGTCATTACAGAAGTAAAGGTTGAGGAAGATTTAGTTTCCCCCCAGATCCCAGAAACCGAAGAGCTAAAAACTGAAGAAAAAATTATTCCTGTAGAAGAAACCGTTGTCATTCCGCAACCTCAAGCCCCAGCACCTAATCCTATCTCTTCAACGACCGTACAGCGGCCCACTATTCGGATTGATTTGGAACGTCTGACTGAGCTGGTAAATTTGGTCGGTGAATTGGTGATTAATCGAACAAATTTAGAACTTCAAGAATCACAGTTGCGCTCAGAAGTCAAGCGAATTCGCCGGAAAATTTTAGATTTAAATCACTATGGCGGTCAACTGCGTGAAGAGTATGATCGCATGAGTATAGGAGATGGAGAGTGGAGAATTAAAAATGAAGAAATAGGTTTGAAAAAATCTGCCTTATCAATCCTTAATTCGGTATTCGATAGTTTGGAGATGGATGAATATACAGAATTCCACTCCACAGCTCAAGAAGTGATAGAAACCACTCAAGCAATCTCCCAGTCAGCTAGTAAAATTGATGAGTTAGCCAGCAAATTTGAGCGCAGTACCGATCATTTACGTCGCATTACCGACCAACTGCGCTCACGAGTGATGCAACTGCGGGTGGTGGCGTTCAGTCGGGCCGTGGATCATGTGCCTAGAGCGTTGCGAGATTTGTGCCAAGCCTACAATAAAGAAGTCAATTTGCTGCTGTTGGGACGCGATACGAAAATTGATGAAAGCTTGCTTGATGCTTTGCGTGATCCTTTAGTGCATCTGGTGCGGAACGCTTTTGATCACGGAATTGAACCGCCGGAGGTTCGCAAAGCTATCGGGAAATCGGTGAGTGGCCAAATTGAAATTGAAGCGCGTCATCAAGGCGGTCAAACGATTATTACGGTCACGGATGACGGCAAAGGCATTGATCCGGAAGCGATTCGCCGGCAAATTGTGGCAAAAGAGTTTATGACGGTGGAACAAGCGCAAGAGCTTTCCACGGCTGAACTCTATGAATTTCTCTTTTGGCCTGGGTTTAGCACAGTGGATAAAGTGCAGGATCTTTCCGGTCGAGGCGTAGGTTTGGACGTGGTTCGCACCAATCTGCGGCAGGTGCGGGGAACGGTGAAAGTGGACTCCCGTCCGGGGAAAGGCACCAGTTTTATTTTGAAGCTACCGCTAATGCTTTCCATCACTGAGGCGTTGCTGGTGAAAACGGATCGTAATACCGTTGCGGTGCCTTTGGATGCGGTGGAAGAGATTTTGCACCTTCAAGCCCATCAAGTCCATAGGGCCGGCACTCAACCGATGGTGCGTTGGCGGGATGAATTTGTTCGCTTGGTGCGTTTACAGGAGTTGATTCACTACAGCATTCTTCATCCGGATGGCCCTTCTCCCGATCCCATCGCTCAAGATTACATCCCTGTATTGGTTTTAGCATCTAGTGAAGGGATTTTAGCAACGGCTGTTGAGCGCATCGTGGGTCAGCAGGAAATCGTCGTCAAACCCTTGCCGGCCCCCTTGTCTAAGCCTCATGGGGTGGTTGGCTGTACGATTTTGGGAGATGGTCGGGTGGTAACGATTCTTGATGTGGATGATTTAGTCAGTCAATTTCAGACGAGAAATGCCACAGCCGTTGCGGTTCCCGATAAGCGACCGACAGCCGGCCATGCTAGACAGGCAACGACGGTGCCGGTGTTGCTGCCTTCTAAGTCACATCCGCAAATTTTAGTGGTGGATGATTCTTACGCTATCCGCCAACTCCTGGGACTTGCTTTAACACGCGCACGCTATCGGGTGGTTCAGGCAAAAGATGGTCAAGATGCTTTAGAAAAATTGCAGACAAATGTGGATTTTTCTTTAGTGATTGCTGATATTGAAATGCCGCGAATGGATGGATTTGAACTGTTGCGTGAGATTAAGTCTGATCCCAAGTTTGCCGCCATTCCTGTGGCGATGCTCACTTCTCGCAGTGGGGCAAAACACCGGCAAATGGCTCTGGAATTAGGAGCTTCTCATTATTTTACTAAACCTTA